Part of the Betaproteobacteria bacterium genome is shown below.
GCTCACGTCTGCGCGCCTTGAGCGCGAAGCGATTGTTGAGCGGCTGGCGCATGCATTCCAAGGTAACTGACTGGATGCGGATTCGCATCGGCGGTACGTACTACGCTCAGTTCTAGACCTTCTACCGCCCACGTGGCCCGCCAACTCACTATTGATCGCTTTGCATTGGACGACAGTCCAATACAAACGCGACGCTCCTCTCTCTCCCGGGGAGAGGCGTTGGGGGGTGAGGCCGGGGTTTCGCGAACCATGGTCCGCGCCGGCCGAACAGCATCGGCTGCATGCCGATACGCGCCCTGCAAGGGAGGGACGAGCGTGACATGAAATAGGGAACGCTCGATAGAATGCGCGAGCCGTCTCCGAACGGCAAACGCACAACAATGCCCGAATCCATCGCATCGCTGATCGGCATCGCCGCGCTCGTCTACGCGTCGACCAACCTCGACGACCTGCTCATCCTGGCCGTGTTCTTCGCCGATCCACGCGTGCGGGCCGGCGCGGTCGTTGCCGGCCGCTTCATCGCTCTCGCAGTGCTGGTGCTTGCGAGCGGTGCGGCGGCGCTGCTCGCCCTTGCAGTGCCGGAAGAGTGGATTGCGCTCCTGGGCTTGGTGCCGCTGATTCTGGGGATGCGCCTGTTGCTGGCCCTGTTTCGCGAGGGAAGCGACGGCGAGAGCGAGGAAAACGAGGCCGCTGCCAAAGTGGAGAACGCTTCCCGCAGCGGCTTCGCAGCCCAGATGCTTGCCGTCGCGGGCGTGAGCCTCGCGAACGACGGCGACAATCTCGGCGTCTACATTCCGCTGTTCGCTGCGACGCCTTCTGCGATCCCGATCTATGTCGTCGTATTCGCCGTCATGACGATCGTGTTTTGCGCGCTCGGCTATCTGGTCGTGAACAATCCGCTGATCGGCCGCTACATCCGCCGCTATGGCGATGTCCTGCTGCCAGTGGTGCTGATCCCGCTCGGGCTATTCATTCTGTCCGACGCGCTGCCCTTGCTGCGCTGAGGCCGTAGAGCGGGCGCCGGTGGTGTGCTTCCCCTCCCCTCACGAGGAGGGTGGCGCGAAGCCCCCGGGGTTGTGTGCTTCCCCTCCTCTCACGAGGAGGGTGGCGGCGAAGCCCCGGGGTTGTGTGTTTCCCCTCCTCTCACGAGGAGGGGTGTCACGAAGTGACGGGGTGGTGTGGTTCTCGGTTCCGAAGCGGGAATCCTGCGGTTAACCAAACCACCCCGTCCGCGACCTGCGGTCGCGTCCAGCCCCTCCTTCACAGGAGGGGAGTGAAAAACAACCC
Proteins encoded:
- a CDS encoding cadmium resistance transporter, whose product is MPESIASLIGIAALVYASTNLDDLLILAVFFADPRVRAGAVVAGRFIALAVLVLASGAAALLALAVPEEWIALLGLVPLILGMRLLLALFREGSDGESEENEAAAKVENASRSGFAAQMLAVAGVSLANDGDNLGVYIPLFAATPSAIPIYVVVFAVMTIVFCALGYLVVNNPLIGRYIRRYGDVLLPVVLIPLGLFILSDALPLLR